A single Montipora foliosa isolate CH-2021 chromosome 7, ASM3666993v2, whole genome shotgun sequence DNA region contains:
- the LOC138011223 gene encoding uncharacterized protein: MWRRESITVSEGLFVATTSSIVNFVREFNKFFRCPSMEGRCKGSLVLVSTSKAGLGGSMRFVFQCNGYWEEEINYQSSRPHWGFLARIYPIARLRLPSGPLGWIISDRG, translated from the exons CATCACCGTGTCAGAAGGACTATTTGTAGCCACCACCTCAAGTATTGTGAATTTTGTTAGAGAgtttaacaaattctttagatgCCCTTCAATGGAAGGAAGATGCAAAG GTAGTCTTGTGCTTGTTAGCACAAGCAAGGCTGGACTTGGTGGATCCATGAGATTTGTGTTCCAGTGTAATGGATACTGGgaagaagaaataaattatCAAAGCAGTAGACCACACTGGGGATTTTTGGCCAGAATTTATCCTATCGCCAGATTGAGGCTGCCCTCTGGGCCGCTCGGCTGGATAATATCAGATCGAGGTTGA